The nucleotide sequence CAAGCGCGCGGCCCAGCGACTGGGCATCGGCCTGCGGACGCTCTACGACAAGCTGCGGCGCTACGGGATGCAGTAGCGCCGCGGGGCGCGGCTCACGGAGGGCCGTAGCCCTGCACGCGGGAGTTGAGCTCCACCGCGGTGGCGTAGATCTGCGCCCACGTGCGGTACTTCAGCTTGTCGCCGAAGCCCTTCTGGTCATTGGCGTAGTCGAACAGGTCCTTGCGGAAGAGCGCGTCGGCGGCCTTGCGCGCGTCGCCGCTCAGGGGCGTGCCCTTGCGGTCGAAGTAGCGCAGCAGGTCGTACCCGTAGTCGTGCGTCTTCGCCGCGGGGTCGAACTCCTTGTCCGGGCCAATCTTGCCGGGCGCGGACGCGGAGCCATGCGGGTCCTGCATCCGCTGACCGTGCTTCGTCTGGATGGCGAAGGGCTTGTAGCCCATGACCTTCTCGAAGTCGGCCGGAGGAGGACGAGCACCCGTGAGGTACTCCGTCATCAGCTTGCCGTGGTCTCCGGCGGGCGCCTTGCCCACACGCGCCGTGGCGGCCGTGCCCTTCGTGAAGGTGTCCTCGGTGTTCGGACGGACCAGGGCCGTGTTCTGGGCCTTCTCCGAGGCCGGAGCCTCCGAGGCGGCGGGCGTCTGGCGGCGGGGGGCGACGGGAGCGTTGCGAACGAGCATGGAAGGACCCGGGGGAAAGCTTCTCTCGGGTTGTCGCAATTTGTAGGGTGGAAGTTGCGCGGATGGGATTGACGCATCGCATTGTAAGAAGGAGAGCACGTGGGCGCGGACCTGTATCGAGACGGAGTGGCTCGGTTGGAGGCAGGGGATGGGCGGGAGGCGACGCGCCTGTTGGAGGCCGCGCTTCGCGAGGCCCCCGGGGACGTGAAGGTGATGCACGCGTTGTCGCGGGCCCTGGACGCCGCGGGTGAACGGGAGCGCTCCGTGCAGCTCCTGGAGTTGGTCCACGCGAAGGCGCCCTCGGAGCCTGAGCCCGCGTGCGAGCTGGCGATGGCCCTGCTGGAGCGCACCGAGGACACGCGCGCGGCGGAGGTCCTGGCGCCGGTGCTCGCGGCACAGCCCGACCACCCCGGAGCGAACCTCTGCATGGCCATGGCGCTGGCCAAGACGGACCCGGAGCGGGCGAAGGCTCACCTGAAGCCCGCGAGCCGGAGCGCGGACGCGGACCAGCGGGCTCAAGCGGCGGCGCTGGAGCGCGTGTTGTCGGGACAGTCCCCCGGCTGAGGCCAGGGCCTCACGTCAGGCGGACACAGGCCTCGATGTTGTTGCCGTCCGGGTCCAACAGGAACGCGGCGTAGTACGAGAAGCCGCCCTCGCGGACCCCGGGCGCGCCGTTGTCCCGTCCGCCCGCGGCCAGGCCCCGCTGGTGGAAGGCGTCCACCACCGCTCGGTCCTTCGCGGCGAACGCGAGGTGGAGC is from Myxococcus fulvus and encodes:
- a CDS encoding tetratricopeptide repeat protein produces the protein MGADLYRDGVARLEAGDGREATRLLEAALREAPGDVKVMHALSRALDAAGERERSVQLLELVHAKAPSEPEPACELAMALLERTEDTRAAEVLAPVLAAQPDHPGANLCMAMALAKTDPERAKAHLKPASRSADADQRAQAAALERVLSGQSPG